One stretch of Emys orbicularis isolate rEmyOrb1 chromosome 7, rEmyOrb1.hap1, whole genome shotgun sequence DNA includes these proteins:
- the LOC135881586 gene encoding phospholipase A and acyltransferase 3-like, giving the protein MNDETRNNSTSCIRVKIPSVHVSAATRPATLMTFAHDLDNALSYVATIHQDSLMGSAYLLSQVELKPGDLIEIFRSCYQHWAIYVGDGKVVHLAPPCEHPMDGVASVLAALSDRAYVKKDWLEDVVRKDRYRVNNKHDETHPPLPVSKIVRWAEELVGREMPYNLTSHNCEHFVMELRYRVAMSDQVTEAIAMGTVGVMGVAAAVIRSMAQRRKHRKE; this is encoded by the exons AAGTGCAGCCACACGCCCAGCCACACTCATGACTTTTGCTCATGATCTGGATAACG CCCTTTCCTATGTGGCCACGATTCACCAGGACTCCCTAATGGGATCCGCATATCTCCTCTCCCAGGTGGAACTCAAACCCGGTGACCTGATTGAGATCTTCCGCTCATGCTATCAGCACTGGGCCATCTATGTCGGTGATGGCAAAGTCGTCCACCTGGCTCCTCCTT GTGAGCACCCCATGGACGGCGTTGCCAGCGTCCTTGCGGCCCTGTCCGACAGAGCCTATGTGAAGAAGGACTGGCTGGAGGACGTGGTGCGCAAGGACCGCTACCGGGTGAACAACAAGCACGACGAGACGCACCCCCCGCTGCCGGTCTCCAAGATCGTCCGGTGGGCCGAGGAGCTGGTGGGGCGTGAGATGCCCTACAACCTGACCAGCCACAACTGTGAGCACTTCGTCATGGAGCTGCGCTACCGCGTGGCCATGAGCGACCAG GTCACGGAAGCTATAGCCATGGGCACTGTGGGGGTGATGGGCGTGGCGGCGGCTGTGATCAGATCCATGGCTCAGAGACGCAAGCATCGGAAGGAGTAG